Within Magnetococcales bacterium, the genomic segment GGACTGTTTAGGTTGACTCTCTTCGATAGCGCAACACACAACCACGCCATGTTACCGCAACCCACGCCATCGGGCCATCACTGATTTCACCCATGCCGCATGGCCAGGGAAGTGGATGAATCCCTCTTCCGAAGGTGCTATAGTCGGGTGGACATGGTGGTTTCGTCAGGGTGGTTTTTGTCCGGTCCCGGATGGTGGATCACGGTTGCGGGGTATGAGAAACCTTGGAAAAGATTCTGATCTTTTCGCTTGATGGCCGGCAGTACGGCATCGGCGTGCGGGAGGTGGAACGGGTCATCCGGGCCGTTGCCATCCGACCGGTTCCCGAGGGGCCGAGGGAGATGCTGGGGTTGATCGACATGGCCGGACGTTTGTTGCCGGTGTTGGAAGTTCGCTCCAGGCTGGGTCATCCGGTCCGGAATTTGGGGTTGGATGATCGCATCATACTGCTTGCCGGTCACCACCTGGTGGGTGTCGTGGTGGATGGCATCGTGGGGGTGGACTCCATGGAGGCGTTGGAGCTGCGGCAGCCAGAGGATCTCTATCCGGGGTTGGATCGCTCCCTGGCCGGAGTGGGGCGCCACCTGGGGGAGATGGTTCTGGTGCTTGATGTTTCCCGACTGTTTGGCCAGCAGCTCCTGGCGGCGTGGCATGAACTTGCCTTGCACCATGATCGCGGGAGAGTGGATTGAGTGCCCTCCTGCCTTTTTCGCCGCAGCAGTTGCAGCAGGCGAGTGGCTTTATTGCCGAACATCTGGGGATCTGGTTTCCGGCGCAGGGTTGGCCGCAGTTGCATGGAAATCTTTGTGACCTGGCCCGGGAGGCGGGCTTTCAGGAAGCCGAAACGTTGATGGCCTGGTTGATCACCCGACCCCCTCCTGCGGAAACGGTGGATCTTTTGGCCCGGCACATGACTGTGGGAGAGTCTTACTTTTTCCGGGACGAAGCGGCCTTTGCCCTTTTTGAACAGGTGATCCTTCCGGAACGCCGACGGGCCTGCTCCGTCAACAATCGGCCATTGATGCTCTGGAGCGCCGGGTGCAGCGGGGGCGAGGAGCCCTACTCCCTGGCCATGGTGGTGGACCAGGTATGGGGGGCGCGCGCCCGGGCGGTGACGATTCTGGCCTCGGACATCAACAAACAGGCCTTGGAGAGGGCTCGGCGGGGTGTCTTTTCCAGATGGTCCCTGCGGCAGGTTTCGGGGGCGCGTTTCAATGGCTATTTCAGCCGCAACGAGGATGGGTCTTTCCAATTGGCGGCGCGTATTTGCCAAGGGGTTCGATTTTTGCCGGTCAATCTGGCCGGTCCGTTTTCCTCTGCGGCCCCCTTCCATCCCGGCTCCCTGGATCTGATCTTTTGCCGCAATGTGCTGATGTATTTCGGGCAGGATCTGCGCCAACGGATCCTGGAGCAGTTCAGCCAGTTGTTGCAGCCTGGGGGATGGTTGGTGGTGGGACCGAGCGAGTCGGCCTTCATGCAGCACCCGGAGTTGGTTTTGGAGCAGGTACAGGGGGTTTTCGTGTTGCGCAAGCGAGGGGCCGCTGGCAGCCGAATTTCGGTGGCGCCTCCCGGTCTTGTTCCGGAATCGTACCAGCCCTTGTTTCCTTTCCTGGCGCCATCGCCCGTTGCGCCTTTGCCAACCGCTGTTGGCGAGGTCGCCGTGGAGCGGATTCTGGAAGCTGACGGCGCGGTTACCGGGGAGCGGATCCTGGAAGCTGTTGGCGAGGCCACCGGGGAGCGGATCCTGGAAGAGGTGCGCCTGGCGTACCAGTCGGGCCATTATCAGCAGGCCAGGGAGATGCTGTTGTCCCTGTTGGAACGGCATGAGGAGGGACGGCACTCCAGATGTCCTGTGGAGGCGCTGGCTTTGGCAGCCAGGGTATGTGCCAACCTGGGGCAGTTGGACGAGGCGAAGTTGTGGGCCGACCGGGCCGCCGCAACAGACCGGCTCGAAGCCGGCCACTATTTTTTTGCGGCCACGGTGCGTCAGGCCGGCGGCAACCTGGCTGAGGCGCGGGAGTGGTTGCGCAAGACGCTTTACGTGGATCCAAATTTCATCCTCGCCCATCTTACTCTGGGTAATTTGACCCCCGAGAAGTCCGACCGGATCAGGCATTTGAACCAGGCGTTGCGAATTTTGGATCTGTTGGATCCGGAAGCGCCGGTGCCCCATTCGGATGGCATCCCGGCCCGGCAGATGTCTGACATGATCCGGACCACCCTGGAGAAGATGTCATGAGTGATGACCCCACCCGGCTGCACAGGGTGTTGGAGAGACGCGCCCGAGAGCTGGCCCGCGCCTCTCATGGGGAGGAGGAGAGGGCGGCTGGTGAAACCATCGAGGTGGTGATGTTTCAACTGGGTGGGGAGAGGTATGCCCTGGAGTTGATCCACATCCAGGAGGTATTCACCTGCCGGGAGGTGACCCCTTTGCCTGGCACGCTCCCTTTCATCGCCGGAATCATCAACGTGCGGGGACGCATCGTTTCGGTGGTGGATCTCAGGCCACTGTTCGACTTGCCCCGTGCAACGGAGCAGTCGGGGCTGCGGGTGATCATTCTGGCCTCGTCAGCCATGGAGTTTGGCATTTTGACGGAGGCCGTGGAGGGGGTGCAGAGGGTACCCATGGCCAGCCTGCTGGCCTCCCTGCCCACCCTGACCGGGGTTCGGGCGGCGTTTCTCAAGGGGATTACCCGAGAGCGTTTGATCATTCTGGATGGCGCCGGATTGTTGACTGCACCATTGCTTGTCGGTAACTATTCACCACCCAACCACGAATCGGGGTCCAGGGGGCTGGCTCCCTGGCAGGTCCAGGACAGAGTCCTGGTGGGGTTCGGGGCGAAGCCCTGACAAAGGCTTTCATATCCAGGCTTTTTTTGAAAGGGTGCTGAATAGTTACGCTTGTCGATCCATTGGAAGCGAAAGTCATGTGAAGGGGAGAGCGGATGCAACTGACCCATATGAAAATCGGCAGCCGGTTGGGCGTGGCTTTTGGCTTGTTGGTGGTGTTCATGGTCCTCCAGGGATGGTGGGGAATCACCCAGTTGGAGCGCGTGGCCGACCTGGTTGATCGCATGTATCTGCACCCGCTGACGGTGAGCAACGCCGTGCGTGATATCCAGGTGAACATCATGGCCATGCACCGCTCCATGAAGGATGCGGCCCTGGCCAAAAACGAAGCCCAGGTGGATCAGGCTCTGGCGGAGATGGCAGGGCATGAAAAGATGGTCCTGGACCGGTTCCAGTTGGTCTACCAGCGTTTTTTGGGGGGAAAAAAAAGCGTGGATCAGGCTTATGAGGCCTTCCTGGGGTGGCGGGTCATTCGAGAACGGATGGTGGTGCTGATACGTGCCGGCAACCAAAGTGAGGCGGCCTCTGTCACCAGGGAAGAGGGGGCCGCCTATGTGCGGGTCATGGAAGAAAAAATTCAGGTGTTGGTGGACTTTGCCAGCAACAAGGCTGGAGAGTTCCTCAAAATGGCCCAAAAAACCAGTCAAGAGTCTTTTGTAAGGGCCGGTGGTTTGTCAGCGGTGTCCATTCTCCTGGCCCTGGCCATTGGGGTGTTCATCACTCGGAGTATTACCAACCCCCTGGTCAGGTTGACCCTCTTTGCCAACCAGTTGGCCCGCTACGATCTCTCCCCTGTACAGGAGCGGGATGTTGGCAATGACGAGGTGGGAGAACTGTTTCAGGCTTTCCTGGCCATGCTGGAGACCTTTCGTACCCAGACGCAGGAGATCAGGGAGACCACCAGTCGTCTGGCCATCGCCATCAATCAGATCTCCTCCACGGCGGCGGAGTTGGCGACCAGTTCCGCCGAAACCTCCTCCACCATCACGCAGGTCACCGCCACTGTGGAGGAGGTGCGCCACACCGCCTTTTTGGCCGAGGAGAAGTCTGGTCGGATGTACCAGGAGGCCCAGAAGGTCTCCCGAGTGGCCCAGGAGGGGCGGCGGGCCTCTGCGGATGCAACGGAAGGGATTCGCACCATCAACGAAGAGATGAGATTCATTGCCGAGTCGATCGTGCGGTTGAGCGAGCAGACCCAGAATATTGGCGAGATCATCGGCGCCGTCAATGACCTGGCCGACCAATCCAACCTGTTGTCGGTGAACGCTTCCATCGAGGCGGCCAAGGCTGGGGATGTGGGCAAGGGGTTTGCGGTGGTGGCCCAAGAGGTGAAAAGCCTGGCGGAACAGTCCCGGGAGGCAACCGGTCAGATCAAAGGGATCCTCAACGACATCCAAAAGGCCACCAGTGCATCGGTGATGGCGATCGAGCGGGGCGGCAAGGCGGTGGAGAAGGGGGTGACCCTTGCTGCCCGGGCCGGGGAGATCATCATCAGCATGGCGGCCACGGCAGCGGAGTCGTCCGAGGCGGCAGCCCAGATCAGCGCTTCCAGCAAACAGCAGTTGACCGGTATGGAGCAGCTGGTCTCCGCCATCAACGCCATTCAGCAGGCCACCTCTCAGAACGCCGAGGGGGCCAGGCAATTGGAAGGGGCGACCCGGGATCTCAACGCGATGAGCAGCGCTCTGGGTGCCATGATCGCCAAATTCAAGGGAACCCATTGATTCCCACAGGGCGTGGCCAGTGACTTGTCACCAATCGGATGAGTGATTCCATGGATCAGGCCAGATTGCTGGAAAGGTTGCACCAGGCGTTTCAGATGGAGTCGGCAGAACGGCTGGCAGTGATCCAGAGTCGTCTGGTCACGCTGGAAAAGATGGACGACCCTGCCGCTCGCCATGCCCTGGTGGAGGAGGTGTTCCGGGAGGCCCACAGCCTCAAAGGGGCGGCTCGTGCGGTGCAGTTGCGGGGGATCGAGACGCTTTGTCAGGCCATGGAAGGGGTGCTGGGAACGGTGAAGGATGGACGGCGCCATCTGACGCCTGCCCTGTTCGACGCGCTCCATGATGCCACCCGGTACCTGGGGAGAATGTTTCCCGGCGCCCAGGCGGATCTGGTCCCTGCTGCCCACCAGCTTGCCGATCTGGTGGAACGGCTTACCCTGGAGGATGCCCCGGGAGGATTTTCACGGGATGTCGCGAAGGGGGCTGCATCTCCGCTCCCCGAGGAAGCCGGCGCATCCACTACCGCAGGGTGTGAAAACACGACTGCCGCCCCACTTGCAACGGAACCCCCAGCCCCGATGGTCGCCGACTCTGCATCACCATGTCCGGCCTGCTCGCCGGCGCCGGGGTTCTTGTTGGAGCAGGGCACTCCTTCCGGTCAGATGGAGTCTCCTGTGCAGTTGTCTGTGCCCAGCCTGCCCACCGTCCGGGTGCCCACCCAAAAACTGGATGACCTGTTGCTCAGGGCCGAGGAGATGATTGCCATGAAAATGGTCTGGGACGAGCAGATCCGTGCCCTCGCCGGTCTGGCCCGTTCCTTTGACCCATGGCGCAAACGTGGATCCGGATCGCGGGGCGGAACGGAGAATGATGACTTTCTGCTGTTGAATCATGATTTTGTGTGCGGTATGGAACGGCGCATCAAAGAGTTGGCCCGGGGTGCTCGCGGCAGCCAGCGTCAGTTTGACCGGTTGGTGGATGATCTTTTGGACAGGGTGAAGAGCGTCATCATGGTTCCTGCCGCCACCATTCTGGAGACTTTTCATGGCATGGTCCGCGAGATTGCCCGCGAGCAGCGCAAGGAGGTGAGTTTGATCACCCTGGGCAACGAGGTGGAGGTGGATCGGCGCATCCTGGAAGAGATGAAGACTCCCCTGATTCATTTGCTGCGCAATGCCGTGGACCATGGCCTGGAGAGCGTCAAGGAGAGACTGGAAGTTGGCAAGCGAGCCACGGGGGAGATTTTTTTGCAGGTCAGTCAGGTCGAGGGCAACCAGGTGGAGGTGCGTCTGCGGGATGATGGCCGGGGGATCAATCTGCCAGCTCTGCGGGAACGTTTGGCGGCTTTGGGGACGTTCTCCGCAGAAGAGGTGGCCCGGTGGCCCGATCAACAGGTGCGGGAGTGGATATTCCACTCAGGCATCAGCACTGCGGCCAAAGTGACCGAATTGTCTGGCCGGGGGTTGGGCATGGCCATCGTCCAGGAGACGGTGGGAAGACTGGGTGGAAGGTTGACCCTGAAGGAGCCGGCAACCGGTGGTACGGAGATCGTTATCCATCTTCCCATCTCCCTGTCCACCTTCCGGGGTGTTCAGGTGCGGGTGGGGGAGCGGTTGTTCATTCTGCCCAGCGACCGGGTGGAGGGGGTTTTGAAGGTTCCGCTGGCGCAGGTGCAAACCCTGGAAAATTGTCCGACCATAAGCCATGGCGGCGCTCCTCTCTCCCTGGTGGATTTGGCAACCGTGCTGGGGTTGACCGCCAAACCACCCGGAGCGGCCCTGACCGTGGTGGTTTTGGCCTGGCGCTCCGTGCGCATCGCCTTTCGGGTGGACCGGGTGGTGGAGGAGCGGGAGATTCTGGTCAAGGGGTTGGGGAAACACCTGAAGCGGGTCAAATATGTCAGTGGGGCCACCATCCTGGGTTCGGGTCGGGTGGTGCCGATTCTCAACGTGGCCGACCTGATGGCCGGTGCTGTTGGAGAGGGGAGTGCGGCATGGGGCGTTGGCTCCAGAGAGATGGAACTCTCGACACGACGCCGCGCCATCCTGGTGGTGGAGGACTCTCTGACCTCCCGCATGATGATGAAAAACATTCTTGAGGTGGCGGGTTATGAGGTGCATACCGCCATGGATGGGGAAGATGGGTTGAAAAAATTGCGGGAGCAAGCGGTGGATCTGGTGGTGGCGGATGTGGAGATGCCCTTGATGAACGGTTTTGAAATGACCGAACGCATCCGGGCCGATGCCGCCTTGGCCCATCTGCCCCTCATTCTGGTCACCAGTCTCTCCTCCCGGCAGGATCGGGAACGCGGCATCCACGCCGGGGCCAACGCCTACATGGTGAAGGCGGAGTTCGACCAGGGGAACCTGCTGGAGATCATCGAGGGGTTGCTATGATCGATGTGATGATCGTGGATGATTCCCGTACCAGCCAGGAGCTGATGACGGGGTTGTTGGATGCCCAGCCAGGCATGCGGGTCAGCCAGGTGGCCCGGGATGGTCAACAGGCCCTCGCCTGCATGGCCAACTCTCCCCTGCCGCATGTGGTGGTGATGGACATCAACATGCCCCACCTGGATGGCTACGAAACCACGCGCCGCATTCTGGAACAACATCCGGTTCCCATCATCATTTGCAGCAGCATCTGGCAGCCCGACCAGACCGTGGCCTGCTTCCGGGCCATGGAGGTGGGGGCGGTCACGGCGGTGGCCAAGCCGCCGGGTCCGGGACATCCGGAATTCGACCGCCTGGCGGCGGATTTTGTCCGCACGGTACGCATCATGTCGGAGGTGCGGGTGGTGCGGCGTTGGACCCAAAAATTGCGGGCTGCGCCGGCTCCGGTCTCTCGTCCCCGGGGAGGCGTCCAGCCGGGTTTGACGGAGGTGGTGGTGATGGGGGCCTCCACGGGCGGTCCCCAGACCATTCAAGTCTTGTTGAACAAGTTGGTGCATCCGTTTCCGTTGCCCATCGTCATTGTCCAGCACATTTGCAACGGGTTTTTGGAGGGGCTGGTCACCTGGCTGGAGCAGACTGTTCCCATGCCAGTGCGGGTGGCAACCCAGGGGGCTCCCCTGGTGGCGGGGCAGGTCTATTTTGCCCCGGACGGCATGCATGCGGGGTTGCGCCAGGGGCGGGTGGTGCTGGATGCCAATACACAGCCCGAGGCGGGTTTGCGTCCTTCGGTCTCCTATTTGTTCCGTTCGACGGTCGTGGCCTATGGTCCCCGGGCGGTGGGGGTGCTGCTGACCGGTATGGGTCGGGATGGCGCCGAGGCGTTGCGGCAAATGCGCGATGCGGGGGCGTTGACCCTGGTTCAGGATCGGGAGAGTTCCGTGGTCCATGGCATGCCTGACGCCGCCATCCGGCTGGGCGCAGCCTGTCATGTGCTCTCCCCGGAGGATATGGCAACGATGCTCAACGGATTGCAACCATTCAGCGCACAACGGATTGTCCCTTGAGCGGTAGAACCTGGCAGACGAGGGGGAGAGTGGGATGCATCACATTCTGGTGGTAGAAGACAGTCTGACCCAGGCCATCGAACTGGAATTGGTGCTGGAGCATGCCGGTTTCTCGGTGCAGCGGGTCCGGAGCGGCGAGGATGCCCTGCAATGGCTGGCGGACAACCAGCCGAGCCTGATCATCAGTGATATCACCATGCCGGGAATGGACGGTTTTACCTTGTGCCGCCAGATCAAGGAGGATCCGCAACGGGTGACCATCCCTGTGCTGCTGCTGACCAATCTGGCCGAACCCAGCCATCTGATCAAGGGTCTGGAGGCCCGCGCCGACGGCTATGTGACCAAACCGTTCGATACGGGGCTGTTGATTCGGCAGCTCCGGAGCCTCATCGACCGCACCCCGGTGACCGGGAGTGGGGCTGCGACCACCCCTCCCATCGAGATCGAATTTTCCGGAACCCGCTGCCAGGTGACGGCTGATCGCCGGCAAATATTGGACCTGCTGCTTTCCACCTACGAGAATGCCCTGGCCCAGAATGCTCAACTGCATCGCAAGGAACTGGAGTTGAACAGGCTCAATGAACAACTGTCCAGTCACGTGGAGCAACTGGCCATCTCCGAGGAGCGGTTTCGGGGGTTGGTCCAAACCATTCCGGACATTGTCTATCGTCTGGATGCCGAAGGGCGCTTCACGTTTTTGAACAATGCCATCCGTCATCTGGGTTACGACCCCGCCGAGTTGTTGGGCCAGCATTTCAGCGACATCATCGATTCCGCCCAGGTCGATCAGGTAAGCCATGCTGCCCTGGGCAAGGAGGAGTGCAAGGCCCACCAGGAGGGGCAGTCGCCCAAATTGTTCGACGAACATCGCACCGGTATGCGTATGACCCGAGGGTTGGAGGTGAGTTTGAAGTGCAAGTCGAGCCATGCCCTCTGGCACGGCGCCATCGCCCCCCTGGGGGAGGAACGGGTGGTGGTGGAGGTCAACAGCTCCGGTCTGTTCGGCATGCACGCCCGGGTTCGGGAGTATATTGGTACGGTGGGGGTGGTACGGGACATTTCCGAACGCAAACGGGATCAGGAGCGCATCCAGGAGGCCAAGGAGCGGGCCGAGGAGATGGCGCGTCAAGCGGCGCTGGCCAGCAAGGCCAAGAGTGCATTTCTGGCGACCATGAGCCACGAGATTCGTACCCCCATGAATGCCATCATCGGCATGGCTGATGTGGTGGATGAAGCTGCCTCCGCAGAGGAGCGCAAGGAGGCCATGCAGGTGATTCGAGATTCAGGCCAGGCCTTGTTGACCCTGATCAACGACATTCTGGATCTGGCCAAGATTGAATCCGGTACGGTCAACCTGAGTCGGGAGCCTTTCCAACCCCGGGATCTGGTGGCCCATGTCATGGGAATGATGCGTTATCCGGTGGAGAGGCAAAAAGGGTTGGCCCTGACCAGTCAGGTGGCGGAAGATGTGCCGTTGGTGGTGGTTGGAGATTATCGGCGCATTCGCCAGGTGTTGATCAATCTGGTGGGTAATGCGGCCAAATTTACCGAAACTGGTCATATTGCCATGACACTGGCGTTGCATACCTCCAGCCAGGATAAATCATGGTTGTCCTTTGCGGTGAAAGACACTGGTATCGGCATTGCCGAGGAGAAGCGCCAGATCATTTTTGAATCCTTTGTGCAAGCTGACGACAGCACCGAACGCCGCTATGGGGGGAGCGGCTTGGGGCTGACGATTTCCAAACGGCTGGTCACCGCCATGGGCGGGGAGATCGGGGTGGAGAGTGCGCTGGGCCAGGGTTCGACCTTCTTTTTCACCGTACCGGTGACCGATGTCGCCGGAGAGTCCGGGTGCTTGGCGGCTTCTCCGGGAGTCACGCCGGTGGCGTTCGCCGGCGGGCAGGAGCCGGTCACCACGCAGCGCACGCATGCGGAAGTTGTGCCTTCGGTCCCGGCTGAAACCCGCATTCTGTTGGCTGAGGATGACCCGGTCAACCAGTTGGTGCTGACAAAAATGTTCAAGCGGATCGGGGTGCAACCGGACCTGGTCCAGAATGGCCAGGAGGTGCTGGATCGACTTGCCGATGTCGCTTATGACCTGATTTTCATGGATGGCAACATGCCGGAGATGGATGGTTTTTCCGCTTGCCAGGCGATCCGTGCCCGGGAAGCGGAGCGGGGAGGACATGTGACCATCATTGCATTGACAGCCTTTGCCCTGGAGGATGACCGAAAACGCTGCTTTGAGGTTGGAATGGACGACTACCTCTCGAAACCGGTCCGTTCCAGGGATCTCCAGGGCATGATACAACGCTGGTTGCCGGAAAGGAGACGCCAGAAGGTCGAACAAAGTGCCCGGGATGGGGATGACGGGGTGGTGGATACGGATGTGCTCAGAGAGTTCAAGCATGACCTGGGGCCGGATTTCGACACCATTCTTGGACTCTCCCTCATGGCCCTGCCCGAGATGGTGGCGTCGATTCAACGGGGGGTGGAGAGGGGATGTCCCGAGGAGATCCGACGTTCTGCCCAGAGGTTGCAAACTTCCAGCAGTCGGATCGGGGCTTATCGGGTCAGAGTGCTGGCCGAGGAGGTGGAAAAGAGAGCCAAGGAGGATTTATCCAACCTGCCTGGACAACTTTTGCAGCAGTTGGAGGCCGAGGTGGGCAGGGTGCGGGAGAGGGTCAAGGCGTACCCCGGTTTTCTTTGATGTTGGGAGGCTCCAATCGGGGTCCAGGGGGCTGGCTCCCTGGCAGGTCCAGGACGGAGTCCTGGTGGGNNNNNNNNNNNNNNNNNNNNNNNNNNNNNNNNNNNNNNNNNNNNNNNNNNNNNNNNNNNNNNNNNNNNNNNNNNNNNNNNNNNNNNNNNNNNNNNNNNNNNNNNNNNNNNNNNNNNNNNNNNNNNNNNNNNNNNNNNNNNNNNNNNNNNNNNNNNNNNNNNNNNNNNNNNNNNNNNNNNNNNNNNNNNNNN encodes:
- a CDS encoding chemotaxis protein CheW, producing MEKILIFSLDGRQYGIGVREVERVIRAVAIRPVPEGPREMLGLIDMAGRLLPVLEVRSRLGHPVRNLGLDDRIILLAGHHLVGVVVDGIVGVDSMEALELRQPEDLYPGLDRSLAGVGRHLGEMVLVLDVSRLFGQQLLAAWHELALHHDRGRVD
- a CDS encoding methyltransferase domain-containing protein is translated as MSALLPFSPQQLQQASGFIAEHLGIWFPAQGWPQLHGNLCDLAREAGFQEAETLMAWLITRPPPAETVDLLARHMTVGESYFFRDEAAFALFEQVILPERRRACSVNNRPLMLWSAGCSGGEEPYSLAMVVDQVWGARARAVTILASDINKQALERARRGVFSRWSLRQVSGARFNGYFSRNEDGSFQLAARICQGVRFLPVNLAGPFSSAAPFHPGSLDLIFCRNVLMYFGQDLRQRILEQFSQLLQPGGWLVVGPSESAFMQHPELVLEQVQGVFVLRKRGAAGSRISVAPPGLVPESYQPLFPFLAPSPVAPLPTAVGEVAVERILEADGAVTGERILEAVGEATGERILEEVRLAYQSGHYQQAREMLLSLLERHEEGRHSRCPVEALALAARVCANLGQLDEAKLWADRAAATDRLEAGHYFFAATVRQAGGNLAEAREWLRKTLYVDPNFILAHLTLGNLTPEKSDRIRHLNQALRILDLLDPEAPVPHSDGIPARQMSDMIRTTLEKMS
- a CDS encoding purine-binding chemotaxis protein CheW codes for the protein MSDDPTRLHRVLERRARELARASHGEEERAAGETIEVVMFQLGGERYALELIHIQEVFTCREVTPLPGTLPFIAGIINVRGRIVSVVDLRPLFDLPRATEQSGLRVIILASSAMEFGILTEAVEGVQRVPMASLLASLPTLTGVRAAFLKGITRERLIILDGAGLLTAPLLVGNYSPPNHESGSRGLAPWQVQDRVLVGFGAKP
- a CDS encoding methyl-accepting chemotaxis protein; this translates as MQLTHMKIGSRLGVAFGLLVVFMVLQGWWGITQLERVADLVDRMYLHPLTVSNAVRDIQVNIMAMHRSMKDAALAKNEAQVDQALAEMAGHEKMVLDRFQLVYQRFLGGKKSVDQAYEAFLGWRVIRERMVVLIRAGNQSEAASVTREEGAAYVRVMEEKIQVLVDFASNKAGEFLKMAQKTSQESFVRAGGLSAVSILLALAIGVFITRSITNPLVRLTLFANQLARYDLSPVQERDVGNDEVGELFQAFLAMLETFRTQTQEIRETTSRLAIAINQISSTAAELATSSAETSSTITQVTATVEEVRHTAFLAEEKSGRMYQEAQKVSRVAQEGRRASADATEGIRTINEEMRFIAESIVRLSEQTQNIGEIIGAVNDLADQSNLLSVNASIEAAKAGDVGKGFAVVAQEVKSLAEQSREATGQIKGILNDIQKATSASVMAIERGGKAVEKGVTLAARAGEIIISMAATAAESSEAAAQISASSKQQLTGMEQLVSAINAIQQATSQNAEGARQLEGATRDLNAMSSALGAMIAKFKGTH
- a CDS encoding response regulator, producing MDQARLLERLHQAFQMESAERLAVIQSRLVTLEKMDDPAARHALVEEVFREAHSLKGAARAVQLRGIETLCQAMEGVLGTVKDGRRHLTPALFDALHDATRYLGRMFPGAQADLVPAAHQLADLVERLTLEDAPGGFSRDVAKGAASPLPEEAGASTTAGCENTTAAPLATEPPAPMVADSASPCPACSPAPGFLLEQGTPSGQMESPVQLSVPSLPTVRVPTQKLDDLLLRAEEMIAMKMVWDEQIRALAGLARSFDPWRKRGSGSRGGTENDDFLLLNHDFVCGMERRIKELARGARGSQRQFDRLVDDLLDRVKSVIMVPAATILETFHGMVREIAREQRKEVSLITLGNEVEVDRRILEEMKTPLIHLLRNAVDHGLESVKERLEVGKRATGEIFLQVSQVEGNQVEVRLRDDGRGINLPALRERLAALGTFSAEEVARWPDQQVREWIFHSGISTAAKVTELSGRGLGMAIVQETVGRLGGRLTLKEPATGGTEIVIHLPISLSTFRGVQVRVGERLFILPSDRVEGVLKVPLAQVQTLENCPTISHGGAPLSLVDLATVLGLTAKPPGAALTVVVLAWRSVRIAFRVDRVVEEREILVKGLGKHLKRVKYVSGATILGSGRVVPILNVADLMAGAVGEGSAAWGVGSREMELSTRRRAILVVEDSLTSRMMMKNILEVAGYEVHTAMDGEDGLKKLREQAVDLVVADVEMPLMNGFEMTERIRADAALAHLPLILVTSLSSRQDRERGIHAGANAYMVKAEFDQGNLLEIIEGLL
- a CDS encoding response regulator, whose product is MIDVMIVDDSRTSQELMTGLLDAQPGMRVSQVARDGQQALACMANSPLPHVVVMDINMPHLDGYETTRRILEQHPVPIIICSSIWQPDQTVACFRAMEVGAVTAVAKPPGPGHPEFDRLAADFVRTVRIMSEVRVVRRWTQKLRAAPAPVSRPRGGVQPGLTEVVVMGASTGGPQTIQVLLNKLVHPFPLPIVIVQHICNGFLEGLVTWLEQTVPMPVRVATQGAPLVAGQVYFAPDGMHAGLRQGRVVLDANTQPEAGLRPSVSYLFRSTVVAYGPRAVGVLLTGMGRDGAEALRQMRDAGALTLVQDRESSVVHGMPDAAIRLGAACHVLSPEDMATMLNGLQPFSAQRIVP
- a CDS encoding response regulator — its product is MHHILVVEDSLTQAIELELVLEHAGFSVQRVRSGEDALQWLADNQPSLIISDITMPGMDGFTLCRQIKEDPQRVTIPVLLLTNLAEPSHLIKGLEARADGYVTKPFDTGLLIRQLRSLIDRTPVTGSGAATTPPIEIEFSGTRCQVTADRRQILDLLLSTYENALAQNAQLHRKELELNRLNEQLSSHVEQLAISEERFRGLVQTIPDIVYRLDAEGRFTFLNNAIRHLGYDPAELLGQHFSDIIDSAQVDQVSHAALGKEECKAHQEGQSPKLFDEHRTGMRMTRGLEVSLKCKSSHALWHGAIAPLGEERVVVEVNSSGLFGMHARVREYIGTVGVVRDISERKRDQERIQEAKERAEEMARQAALASKAKSAFLATMSHEIRTPMNAIIGMADVVDEAASAEERKEAMQVIRDSGQALLTLINDILDLAKIESGTVNLSREPFQPRDLVAHVMGMMRYPVERQKGLALTSQVAEDVPLVVVGDYRRIRQVLINLVGNAAKFTETGHIAMTLALHTSSQDKSWLSFAVKDTGIGIAEEKRQIIFESFVQADDSTERRYGGSGLGLTISKRLVTAMGGEIGVESALGQGSTFFFTVPVTDVAGESGCLAASPGVTPVAFAGGQEPVTTQRTHAEVVPSVPAETRILLAEDDPVNQLVLTKMFKRIGVQPDLVQNGQEVLDRLADVAYDLIFMDGNMPEMDGFSACQAIRAREAERGGHVTIIALTAFALEDDRKRCFEVGMDDYLSKPVRSRDLQGMIQRWLPERRRQKVEQSARDGDDGVVDTDVLREFKHDLGPDFDTILGLSLMALPEMVASIQRGVERGCPEEIRRSAQRLQTSSSRIGAYRVRVLAEEVEKRAKEDLSNLPGQLLQQLEAEVGRVRERVKAYPGFL